A window of the Oncorhynchus keta strain PuntledgeMale-10-30-2019 chromosome 21, Oket_V2, whole genome shotgun sequence genome harbors these coding sequences:
- the fbxo2 gene encoding F-box only protein 2 yields MARNLLKNPAGEEQMEFWELTENGGSQWQVEEMPGDCGYNFGDDGVTKYFSTSFELCLKRQVVDLVAEGYAPDDLAAQPAVSVEDWYSGRTDCGCTYQLTVCLLDENEEILQEFKPESVTLDPDCDDCSWKQVNHTFNDYGPGLRFISFEHGGQDTKYWDGWFGVRVTGSSVIVET; encoded by the exons ATGGCCAGGAATCTACTGAAGAACCCAGCTGGGGAAG AGCAGATGGAATTCTGGGAGCTGACAGAGAATGGCGGAAGCCAATGGCAGGTGGAAGAGATGCCGGGAGACTGTGGCTACAACTTCGGTGATGATGGAGTGACCAAATACTTCAGCACCTCCTTTGA gctcTGTCTGAAGAGGCAGGTGGTTGACCTAGTGGCAGAGGGCTACGCTCCTGATGACCTCGCTGCCCAGCCAGCTGTCAGTGTGGAAGACTG gtaCAGTGGGAGGACAGACTGTGGGTGCACCTACCAGTTGACAGTGTGTCTGTTGGATGAGAATGAGGAAATTCTTCAGGAATTTAAACCAGAATCAGTCACTCTGGACCCAGATTGTGATGACTGCTCCTGGAAACAG GTGAACCACACTTTCAATGATTACGGTCCTGGCCTGCGCTTCATCTCGTTtgaacatggaggacaggacaccAAGTACTGGGACGGCTGGTTTGGAGTTCGAGTCACTGGGAGCTCTGTTATTGTAGAGACCTGA